A single genomic interval of Streptomyces sp. 1222.5 harbors:
- a CDS encoding FadR/GntR family transcriptional regulator, protein MEAVLAHLRGAIERGEYAIGDKLPSEAELCRTLEVSRPVLREALRALQTMGLTVSRTGKGTFVVAGSVEDPTFGDYAASDLLEVRRHIEIPVAGYAALRRTPENLDHLVHILDRMERETDTTAWVAMDTLFHLAVAEAAQNPVFRRVIEEIRDALARQSAFLNELGGRREQSNREHRAIVEALVDGSELDAVEAMSHHLDRVETSLTDIVRPRRTDLPAPSGPET, encoded by the coding sequence ATGGAAGCGGTCCTCGCCCACCTGCGCGGCGCCATCGAACGTGGCGAGTACGCCATCGGCGACAAGCTTCCCTCCGAGGCCGAGCTGTGCCGGACCCTCGAGGTGTCCCGGCCCGTGCTCCGCGAGGCGCTGCGCGCGCTGCAGACGATGGGCCTGACCGTCTCCCGGACCGGCAAGGGCACCTTCGTCGTCGCCGGCTCGGTCGAGGACCCCACCTTCGGCGACTACGCGGCCAGCGACCTGCTCGAAGTGCGCCGCCACATAGAGATCCCGGTCGCCGGATACGCGGCCCTGCGCCGCACCCCGGAGAACCTGGACCACCTGGTGCACATCCTGGACCGCATGGAACGGGAGACGGACACCACCGCCTGGGTCGCGATGGACACCCTCTTCCACCTCGCCGTGGCCGAGGCCGCCCAGAACCCGGTCTTCCGCCGGGTCATCGAGGAGATCCGCGACGCCCTCGCGCGTCAGTCGGCGTTCCTCAACGAGCTGGGCGGGCGCCGCGAGCAGTCCAACCGCGAGCACCGGGCGATCGTCGAGGCGCTCGTCGACGGTTCCGAGCTCGACGCGGTGGAGGCCATGAGCCACCACCTGGACCGCGTCGAGACCTCCCTCACCGACATCGTGCGCCCCCGGCGCACCGACCTTCCCGCGCCGTCCGGACCTGAGACGTGA